The DNA region TGATTCCCGTGTTATTCTTGATCCAGGTGTCGGTTTCATCGTGGGTACCCAGGAACAGGAAGACGAAGTCGCCCTCATGCTTGGCCAGGACCAGCCGATGCCCGCCGGCGAGGTTGAACTTCCAGCAGTTTTCCATTCTGGCCTCGCCGTTGGTGGTCAACTTGCGGGCAACAATGGGATCCAAACGACCGCTGTCGGCCAGATCCTGGATAATTGTCCGGGCCTGCCGGGCCGCGCCTTCGGCCTTGCCCCCGGATTTGAGCATTTTGGCTGTTTTCTTGGAAAACTGCGCAGGGTCGACAATAATAACGGCCATGGAGAACCTCCGGGCATTTGGTGTCAGTGTTTCGGCGGAAACGGTCTTGTGTTCACGGAACCGTTTTCTTTTACAGCATCTTCGAGTTTTGTGTCTAATTTAATAGACGGATGGATATTTCTTCAGGCGATTGCTTTTTTCGATGTACGGACCGCGACACAACGGAAACGGGTCCGGTTTCAAATATCATCTGGCATGTATGGAGAATATGCCGGTGAAGTTTTTCACGTCGGCCTGCTCAATTGGAACGGCGAATGCTTTTGTGGCAACACAATACAGGGAAGCTATTTGACTTTTCGTGTTCTTGTTTTTTACGAATGAAATGCACGTCGTTACAAAAGCAAACACTTAACCCAAGAGGAATACGAAACATGATTGAAATCACCCCTTCCGTGAAGGAACAACTGGACAATCACTTTCAAGGCAAGGCGCAATCCCCGATCCGGGTCCATCTTGCAGCCGGATGCGGGGGAGAGCGGCTCTCTTTGGCATTGGACACGGAGCAGGAGACGGACCTGGTGCAGGAAATTAGTGGCTATACCTTTGTCGTGGACAAGGAATTGAGCCAGAATGCCGGGGCTATCAAGATCGACATGACGCCGTACGGATTCGCCGTCTCCTCCGAGGTGCCCGTGGGTGGCGGAGGAGGTGGTTGCGGGGGAGGGTGCTCGTCCTGTTGACGGGATGAGACGTATCCGCTCCAAAATCAGCTTCTGTCGCTCCTGGTAGAGGACGGCAACAAGGCACGGCTTTGGGCGTGCCTTTTTTTGTACGCAATTTTATCCGAGTGTCTCGCATTGGCTATCAGCCAAGTGCCTCGGGTGAGTCCCAGCTTCTTCGACAGACGGCTCCAATCGGTCGTCGGACGCGCCGCCGCGCGGCTTCAATCAATGGCATTTCCGGGAATTATCCCGGCATCGTGGCTGGTTACGGCTCCCGTTGAGACTTCCCAAAAACGGAGAGCGAAGGACCACTAAGGCCGCTTCGCTCTCCGTGACATGCTCACCTGGCTCTCGCCGAGCGCTTTCCTTTCCGGTGGGCGTTCCGGCAGGACGAGGATTAGAGGATTTTGAACTCGTGGACCTGGTTGGTCTTGGAGTCGATGACGTGGACGCCGCAGGCGATGCAGGGGTCGAAGGAGTGGACGGTGCGCAGCAGTTCCACGGGGCGCTTGGGATCGGCGATGGGAGTGTTGATCAGCGCTTCTTCCACCGGGCCCAGCTTACCGGCCGCGCAACGCGGCCCCAGGTTCCAGGTGGAGGGCACCACCAGTTGGAAGTTCTCGATCTTGCCGTTCTTGATCTTGATCCAGTGGCTCAGCGCTCCGCGAGAGACGTCGGCGAATCCGACGCCTTCGGCTTCGTCGGGCATCTCATGATTCTCGGCGATTTTGGTGTCTCCGCGCTTGATGTTTTCCTCCAGCTCGTTCAGCCAATCCTCGTTCTTCTGGGCAATGGTCAAGGCCTTGATGGCCCTTGCCGCGGTTCGCCCCAGGGTGGAGTGCAGGGCTTCAGGACCGACTCCGAGGTGGTTCAGCACCAGATCCACGGCGGCTTTCACCTCTGGATGCCCCTTGGCATAGGCCACCAGGACGGAAGCCAGTGGACCAACTTCTGTCGGTTCGTCTTTGTACCTGGGCGCTTTTGACCATGAATAGCGCTGCTTGTCGTCAATGCTGGTGTATTTGGGCGCGGTCACGCCCTCGTAGGGATGGCGGGCCTCGTCGCCTTCGTACCAGCTTGCGGCCACGTGCTCGTAAATGGCCGCGGGATCGAAGTCTTGCACATTGGCCAAGTCGCGATTCATGATCACGCCCTGGGGATACCAGCGGCTGTTGATGTCCTTCTCCACCTTTGGAAACTCGCCAAAAGCCAGGTAGTTGGTGCATCCGCCGATGCCGGCCCAATCCTTGTAATAGGAGGCCACTGCCAGCACGTCGGGGATGTAGACTTCCTCGATGAATTTCTGGGTTTCCTTGTACAGGCCGCGATATTCTTCAAGCCGCTCGGGCCGCAGGGCGTCGTAGCAGGTCACGCCGCCGCTGATGGTGAACTGCGTGTGCGGCACCTTGCCGCCGAACACGGCCATGGCCCGGGACGCCTTGATCTGCAGGCGCAGGGCTTCCAGGTAGTGGGCCGTGGCGATCAGGTTGACCACCGGCGGGAGATAGTAGGCCGGGTGGCCTCCCAGGAAATCGGCGTTGGAAAAGATGCCGAGTTGGCCTTGGTCAACATAGGTTTGCAAACGGTCCTGGACCGCCCGAAGGTCGTCCGCGGAAGTCGCGCGGGGGGAGATGTTCCCGGCGATCTTGGCCGCCTTGATCG from Desulfonatronum sp. SC1 includes:
- a CDS encoding IscA/HesB family protein, coding for MIEITPSVKEQLDNHFQGKAQSPIRVHLAAGCGGERLSLALDTEQETDLVQEISGYTFVVDKELSQNAGAIKIDMTPYGFAVSSEVPVGGGGGGCGGGCSSC
- a CDS encoding nickel-dependent hydrogenase large subunit, coding for MSGCKPQGAPVIPVTPQSNYSGPVVVDPLTRIEGHLRLEVEVDNGKVKNAWSSSQLYRGLETILKGRDPRDAQHFTQRACGVCQYTHALASVRCLDDAVGVQIPENARLIRNIVLASQFMADHLIHFYVLHALDWVDVTSALRADPIKAAKIAGNISPRATSADDLRAVQDRLQTYVDQGQLGIFSNADFLGGHPAYYLPPVVNLIATAHYLEALRLQIKASRAMAVFGGKVPHTQFTISGGVTCYDALRPERLEEYRGLYKETQKFIEEVYIPDVLAVASYYKDWAGIGGCTNYLAFGEFPKVEKDINSRWYPQGVIMNRDLANVQDFDPAAIYEHVAASWYEGDEARHPYEGVTAPKYTSIDDKQRYSWSKAPRYKDEPTEVGPLASVLVAYAKGHPEVKAAVDLVLNHLGVGPEALHSTLGRTAARAIKALTIAQKNEDWLNELEENIKRGDTKIAENHEMPDEAEGVGFADVSRGALSHWIKIKNGKIENFQLVVPSTWNLGPRCAAGKLGPVEEALINTPIADPKRPVELLRTVHSFDPCIACGVHVIDSKTNQVHEFKIL